A window of the Bacteroides thetaiotaomicron VPI-5482 genome harbors these coding sequences:
- a CDS encoding family 43 glycosylhydrolase, whose amino-acid sequence MKYWMLLFALLWVSYGTGMARKTEKVVNNGIPWFDDRGEIVNAHGACIVEENGRYYLFGEYKSDKSNAFPGFSCYSSDDLVNWKFERVVLPMQSSGILGPDRVGERVKVMKCPSTGEYVMYMHADDMNYKDPHIGYATCSTIAGEYKLHGPLLYEGKPIRRWDMGTYQDTDGTGYLLLHGGIVYRLSKDYRTAEEKVVSGVGGSHGESPAMFKKDGTYFFLFSNLTSWEKNDNFYFTAPSVKGPWTRQGLFAPEGSLTYNSQTTFVFPLKCGEDTIPMFMGDRWSYPHQASAATYVWMPMQVDGTKLSIPEYWPSWDVDKLKPVNPLRKGKTVDLKKITFSKEADWKVEEGRISSNVKGSTLSIPFTGSCVAVMGETNCHSGYARMNILDKKGEKIYSSLVDFYSKANDHATRFKTPQLAEGEYTLVIEVTGISPTWTDKTKRIYGSDDCFVTITDIVKL is encoded by the coding sequence ATGAAATACTGGATGTTATTGTTTGCCCTTTTGTGGGTATCTTACGGAACGGGCATGGCCCGGAAAACGGAAAAAGTAGTAAATAACGGAATTCCCTGGTTTGACGACAGGGGAGAGATAGTCAATGCCCACGGTGCCTGCATTGTGGAAGAGAATGGCAGATATTATCTTTTCGGGGAATATAAGTCGGACAAGAGCAATGCTTTTCCGGGTTTCAGTTGTTATTCATCTGATGATTTGGTGAACTGGAAGTTCGAACGTGTTGTACTGCCGATGCAGTCAAGCGGAATTCTTGGCCCTGATCGTGTAGGCGAGCGTGTGAAAGTCATGAAATGCCCTTCTACCGGCGAGTATGTGATGTATATGCATGCAGACGATATGAACTATAAAGATCCCCATATCGGTTATGCTACCTGTAGCACTATAGCAGGTGAATATAAACTTCACGGACCTCTGTTGTATGAAGGTAAGCCTATTCGCCGCTGGGATATGGGGACTTATCAGGACACGGACGGTACCGGATATCTGCTGTTGCACGGAGGAATTGTCTATCGTTTGAGTAAGGACTACCGTACGGCAGAGGAAAAAGTGGTATCGGGAGTAGGTGGTTCTCACGGAGAGTCTCCGGCAATGTTTAAAAAGGACGGCACGTATTTCTTCTTGTTCTCCAATCTGACCAGTTGGGAGAAGAATGATAATTTCTACTTTACAGCCCCTTCCGTCAAAGGGCCGTGGACCAGACAAGGTTTGTTTGCTCCCGAAGGAAGCCTGACCTATAATTCACAGACCACTTTTGTGTTTCCTTTAAAGTGTGGTGAAGATACGATTCCTATGTTTATGGGCGATCGCTGGTCTTATCCGCATCAGGCTTCGGCTGCCACCTATGTGTGGATGCCTATGCAGGTGGATGGAACAAAGCTTTCTATTCCGGAATACTGGCCTTCCTGGGACGTTGATAAGTTGAAACCCGTAAATCCTCTGCGCAAAGGAAAAACCGTCGATTTAAAGAAGATAACGTTCAGTAAAGAAGCTGACTGGAAAGTGGAGGAAGGAAGAATATCTTCCAATGTAAAAGGAAGTACGCTGAGCATTCCTTTCACTGGCTCTTGTGTGGCTGTTATGGGCGAAACGAACTGTCATAGCGGATATGCGCGTATGAATATCCTTGATAAGAAAGGGGAGAAAATATATTCTTCACTGGTCGATTTCTATAGTAAGGCGAATGATCATGCAACGCGTTTTAAGACTCCCCAATTGGCTGAAGGGGAATATACGCTGGTGATTGAAGTTACGGGCATCAGCCCCACATGGACTGATAAAACGAAGAGAATCTATGGCAGCGACGATTGCTTTGTGACCATTACTGATATTGTAAAACTGTAA